The proteins below are encoded in one region of Fibrella aestuarina BUZ 2:
- a CDS encoding nucleotidyltransferase family protein yields METPSPAIDQLEHLPGHIRDTLAKVRQELIAFYGDQLKRIILFGSYARGDFHEDSDLDIMPVVSGTSVLDLKKEGLFQLAYRHFEQDRIRVSFVPSLMSQFVEAETFLLMFVHKDGIDL; encoded by the coding sequence ATGGAAACGCCATCACCCGCTATTGACCAGCTAGAGCACTTACCCGGGCACATTCGCGATACACTCGCGAAGGTCCGGCAAGAGTTAATAGCCTTTTACGGTGATCAACTTAAGCGAATTATTCTGTTTGGATCGTATGCTCGGGGTGATTTTCATGAGGACTCTGACCTCGACATTATGCCCGTTGTGAGTGGGACATCAGTACTGGACCTCAAAAAGGAAGGCCTCTTCCAGCTAGCTTACCGGCACTTTGAGCAAGACCGCATTCGCGTTTCGTTTGTGCCATCGTTGATGAGCCAATTTGTCGAAGCAGAAACCTTCCTGCTCATGTTTGTTCACAAAGACGGTATTGACCTGTGA
- a CDS encoding HEPN domain-containing protein: MKERVARWLAKADDSLESAQLLLNKAHIAGAVNRAYYAMFDAFRTLLFVESVFTNFG; this comes from the coding sequence GTGAAGGAACGTGTAGCCCGATGGCTGGCCAAAGCGGATGATAGTTTAGAATCTGCTCAACTGCTCCTCAATAAAGCTCATATAGCAGGCGCTGTCAACCGGGCCTATTACGCCATGTTCGACGCTTTCCGTACGCTTCTGTTTGTTGAGAGCGTGTTTACTAATTTTGGTTGA
- a CDS encoding 1-deoxy-D-xylulose-5-phosphate reductoisomerase, with amino-acid sequence MTNPTPKRRLAILGSTGSIGTQAIEVVQAHPDQFSVEVLTANHNADLLIEQARLVQPNVVVICDETRYDTVFSALDPLGIKVYAGLNSIASVVQMDSVDMVLTAMVGYAGLLPTIKAIEAGKPIALANKETLVVAGELITRLAAQRGVNIYPVDSEHSAIFQCLVGEFHNPIEKIILTASGGPFRGKDRTYLETVTKAQALKHPNWSMGAKITIDSATLMNKGLEVIEAKWLFNLRPDQIEVVVHPQSIIHSLVQFEDGSLKAQLGLPDMKLPIQFALGYPNRLKSDFPRFNFANYSSLTFEQPDLGTFRNLQLAFDALERGGNMPCIINAANEVAVDAFLHDRVSFLGISDVIEAAMQQVSFVANPTYDDYVATDKETRRLATEKLGSFV; translated from the coding sequence ATGACGAATCCAACTCCTAAACGCCGACTGGCCATTCTGGGCTCGACAGGCTCCATTGGCACCCAGGCGATCGAGGTCGTACAGGCCCACCCTGATCAGTTTTCGGTGGAAGTCCTGACGGCCAACCACAACGCCGACCTCCTGATTGAACAGGCCCGGCTGGTGCAACCCAACGTGGTGGTCATCTGCGACGAAACCCGCTACGACACCGTTTTTTCGGCCCTCGACCCGCTGGGCATCAAAGTCTACGCCGGCCTCAACTCCATTGCCTCTGTCGTGCAGATGGACAGCGTCGATATGGTGCTGACGGCGATGGTCGGCTATGCGGGTCTGCTGCCCACTATTAAGGCCATCGAAGCGGGCAAACCCATTGCGCTGGCCAACAAAGAAACGTTGGTGGTAGCGGGCGAACTCATCACCCGGCTGGCAGCCCAACGCGGCGTCAATATATACCCCGTCGATTCAGAGCATTCGGCCATTTTTCAGTGCCTGGTGGGTGAGTTTCACAATCCCATTGAGAAGATTATCCTGACGGCGTCGGGTGGGCCGTTCCGGGGCAAAGACCGGACGTACCTGGAAACTGTCACGAAGGCACAGGCGCTGAAACACCCCAACTGGAGCATGGGCGCCAAAATCACCATCGATTCGGCTACGCTGATGAACAAGGGGCTGGAGGTCATCGAGGCTAAATGGCTGTTCAACCTGCGGCCCGATCAGATCGAGGTGGTGGTGCATCCGCAAAGCATTATTCATTCGCTGGTGCAGTTTGAAGACGGTAGCCTCAAGGCACAGCTGGGCCTGCCCGACATGAAGCTGCCTATTCAATTTGCACTTGGTTACCCCAATCGGCTAAAATCCGACTTCCCACGTTTTAACTTTGCCAATTATTCGTCGCTAACCTTCGAGCAGCCCGACCTGGGTACGTTCCGTAACCTGCAACTGGCGTTTGATGCGCTGGAACGGGGCGGTAACATGCCCTGCATCATCAACGCCGCCAACGAAGTGGCGGTTGATGCCTTCCTGCACGACCGGGTTAGCTTTCTGGGTATCTCCGATGTTATCGAGGCCGCGATGCAGCAGGTCTCGTTTGTGGCTAACCCCACGTACGACGACTACGTGGCCACCGACAAAGAAACCCGCCGGCTAGCGACCGAAAAACTTGGGAGTTTTGTTTAA
- the rseP gene encoding RIP metalloprotease RseP, translating to MEIAIMVGQLLLALSILVGLHELGHLLAARLFGMRVEQYFIGFPPKVVSIRRGETEYGLGAIPLGGFVKISGMIDESLDTDQMNQPPKPYEFRAKPAWQRLVVMMGGIIVNIITGITIFVALIYSLGSTYISTRDAKYGIVALEYGQQIGLKTGDRIVEINGKSFDNIAEVTSPDVLLGHNSYYTVERPNASGTLERVRVDVPNNMAERFSSKEAASQFIAPIFPFSVSEVQPGSPADKAGLKAGDRITSVNDQPTAFFHEVQQGIRANKGKVITLGIQRGNQSLTIRPMVSPEGTIGFFQKSELKETHVDYTFGEALSKGTKQAFGVIYDNIRGFGKIFKGEVSASKAISGPVGIAKMFGGVWDWTRFWSLAGLLSMALAFMNALPIPALDGGHATILLYEMISGRKPSDKFVEGAQRVGMVLLLGLMAYAFFIDIFLK from the coding sequence ATGGAAATAGCAATTATGGTTGGTCAGCTGTTGCTGGCCCTTTCAATTTTGGTTGGTCTGCATGAGTTGGGCCACTTATTGGCAGCGCGTCTGTTCGGGATGCGCGTTGAACAGTATTTCATCGGGTTCCCGCCCAAGGTGGTCAGCATCCGGCGGGGCGAGACCGAATATGGCCTCGGTGCCATTCCGCTGGGTGGCTTCGTGAAAATTTCGGGCATGATCGACGAATCGCTCGACACGGACCAGATGAATCAGCCGCCTAAACCCTACGAGTTTCGGGCCAAACCCGCCTGGCAGCGTTTGGTGGTGATGATGGGCGGTATCATCGTCAACATCATTACGGGTATCACCATTTTTGTGGCGCTGATTTACAGCCTCGGCAGCACCTACATCTCGACCCGCGACGCCAAATACGGCATTGTGGCCCTCGAATACGGGCAGCAGATCGGCTTAAAAACCGGTGACCGGATCGTCGAAATCAACGGAAAATCATTCGACAACATCGCCGAGGTAACCAGCCCCGACGTGCTGCTCGGCCACAACAGCTATTACACCGTCGAGCGACCTAACGCCTCAGGTACGTTGGAACGGGTGCGCGTCGACGTACCCAACAACATGGCTGAGCGCTTTTCGAGCAAAGAGGCGGCCAGTCAGTTCATCGCCCCTATTTTCCCTTTCTCGGTATCTGAAGTACAGCCCGGCTCCCCCGCCGACAAGGCAGGCCTGAAAGCCGGTGACCGCATCACGAGCGTCAACGATCAGCCTACGGCCTTCTTCCATGAAGTGCAGCAGGGTATTCGGGCCAACAAGGGCAAAGTGATTACGCTGGGCATTCAGCGGGGCAATCAGTCGCTGACGATTCGGCCGATGGTTTCGCCGGAGGGTACCATCGGTTTCTTCCAGAAATCGGAACTGAAAGAAACCCATGTTGACTACACGTTTGGCGAGGCGCTGAGTAAAGGCACCAAGCAGGCCTTCGGTGTGATCTACGATAATATCCGTGGGTTTGGCAAAATCTTCAAGGGCGAAGTGTCGGCTTCGAAGGCCATCAGCGGCCCCGTAGGCATTGCCAAAATGTTTGGCGGCGTGTGGGACTGGACGCGCTTCTGGTCGCTGGCGGGCCTGCTGTCGATGGCGCTGGCCTTCATGAACGCACTGCCCATTCCGGCACTCGACGGCGGGCATGCGACCATCCTGCTCTATGAGATGATCTCGGGCCGTAAGCCATCCGACAAGTTTGTGGAGGGTGCGCAGCGGGTAGGCATGGTGTTGTTGCTGGGCTTGATGGCCTACGCCTTCTTTATCGACATTTTCCTGAAGTAA
- a CDS encoding DUF6702 family protein: MSRNEQKRQGQTYLSGLFFGAAGSGDHGSRLASVMAGGALCFLLVSLVAFVAHPFHTSLTQIQYDAKNQAFEVSFRVFTDDLETALTKENNGNKIHLQDQKHDRLIEKYIRKQFIIADAQRKPKVLTYIGYEPEGDAQWIYFELPGQSPDGLKNVVIKHTLLMDLFDDQVNLVNLQSSQQKKTIVFRNNQPVQAVSL, translated from the coding sequence GTGAGCCGAAACGAGCAGAAACGACAGGGACAAACCTATCTGTCAGGGTTATTCTTTGGTGCAGCGGGCAGCGGCGACCATGGCTCAAGGCTTGCCAGCGTCATGGCCGGAGGCGCCCTGTGTTTTCTGCTCGTTTCACTGGTTGCCTTCGTCGCGCATCCGTTTCATACCAGCCTCACCCAGATTCAGTACGACGCCAAAAACCAGGCGTTTGAGGTGAGTTTCCGCGTTTTTACCGACGATTTGGAAACCGCTCTAACGAAAGAAAATAACGGGAATAAGATCCACTTACAGGATCAGAAACACGACCGTTTAATTGAAAAGTACATTCGTAAGCAGTTTATTATTGCCGACGCGCAGCGAAAGCCTAAGGTCTTAACGTACATTGGGTATGAGCCGGAAGGTGATGCCCAGTGGATTTATTTTGAACTACCGGGGCAATCACCCGACGGGCTGAAAAACGTGGTCATAAAGCATACGCTATTGATGGATTTGTTCGATGATCAAGTCAATTTGGTCAACCTGCAAAGCAGCCAGCAGAAGAAAACGATTGTCTTCCGAAACAATCAGCCCGTTCAGGCAGTATCGCTTTGA
- the lon gene encoding endopeptidase La, whose translation MILSSDLASGLFLADTDLDSLEMIPLGSPDGDDLDYEMPEHLPILPVRNTVLFPGVVVPVTVGRQKSIRLVKKAYKGNRIIGVVAQNNQQKDEPTPDDLYRIGTVAYIIKMITLPDGNITIIIQGKKRFEIQRIEQEDPFLTATVRQIEDSFPSAHKKEGKALLQSLKEAAYKILRLNPEIPQEARIALDNIESPIFLLHFLSSNINAEVSDKQQLLEKLEGVQQAQLLLEYYLKEVQLLELKREIQSKASLDLDQQQRDYYLRQQMKVLQDELGMDNPDRELEQIRVRANQKKWPQAVREHFEKELSKLQRSNPMAPEYPVTMNYIELMVDLPWGEYTKDNFDLKRAQKILDGDHFGLEKVKERIIEYLAVLKLKNDMKAPILCLYGPPGVGKTSLGRSVAKALGRKYSRMALGGVHDEAEIRGHRKTYIGAMPGKIVQNIRKCGASNPVFILDEIDKVSSDFRGDPSSALLEVLDPEQNSTFVDNYLDVEFDLSKCLFIATANSLDTIHPALRDRMEIIDITGYTVEEKVQIAKKYLIPKQRREHGLKTKDLQFDDKAVLRIIEGYTRESGVRSLEQKIGSLVRKIAKSIALEEPYQHQVRPADVTKLLGPEIFDKDLYSDDDIAGIVTGLAWTQVGGEILLIESSLSRGKGVLTLSGQLGDVMKESAITALSYLKAHADDLGIDYRIFNNYDLHVHVPAGAVPKDGPSAGITMVTSMASIYTQRKVRPFVAMTGEVTLRGKVLPVGGIKEKILAANRAGVREIILCSKNRKDIEEINPAYVKDLTFHYADTVDQVLAISLLPNQVSRPLKFILPEEKPEPAMSQS comes from the coding sequence ATGATATTATCAAGTGATTTGGCTTCAGGTCTGTTTTTGGCAGATACAGATTTAGACAGTCTGGAAATGATTCCACTCGGTTCGCCCGACGGCGACGATCTGGATTACGAAATGCCCGAACATTTACCTATTCTGCCCGTTCGAAATACGGTTTTGTTTCCCGGAGTGGTGGTGCCTGTCACGGTTGGGCGGCAAAAATCAATCCGGCTGGTCAAGAAGGCTTATAAGGGTAACCGCATCATCGGGGTGGTGGCGCAGAATAATCAGCAGAAAGACGAGCCCACGCCCGACGATCTGTACCGCATCGGCACGGTCGCCTACATCATTAAGATGATCACCCTGCCCGATGGCAACATCACGATTATCATTCAGGGTAAAAAGCGGTTTGAAATTCAACGGATCGAGCAGGAAGACCCCTTCCTGACGGCAACGGTTCGTCAGATCGAAGACTCCTTCCCGAGCGCCCATAAAAAAGAAGGCAAAGCGCTGTTGCAGTCGCTGAAAGAAGCGGCCTACAAGATCCTGCGCCTCAACCCGGAGATTCCGCAGGAAGCCCGCATCGCGCTCGACAACATCGAAAGCCCAATCTTCCTGCTGCATTTCCTGTCGTCGAACATCAACGCCGAAGTATCGGATAAGCAGCAGCTACTGGAAAAACTGGAAGGTGTTCAGCAGGCGCAATTGCTGCTCGAATATTACCTGAAGGAGGTGCAACTGCTGGAACTGAAACGCGAGATTCAGAGCAAAGCCAGCCTCGACCTCGATCAGCAGCAGCGCGACTACTACCTGCGGCAGCAGATGAAAGTGCTGCAGGATGAGCTGGGCATGGACAACCCCGATCGTGAGCTGGAGCAGATTCGGGTGCGGGCCAACCAGAAAAAGTGGCCGCAGGCCGTGCGCGAGCATTTCGAAAAAGAACTCAGCAAGCTGCAACGCAGTAACCCGATGGCCCCCGAGTATCCTGTCACGATGAACTACATCGAACTGATGGTCGATCTGCCCTGGGGTGAATACACGAAAGACAATTTTGACCTGAAACGCGCCCAGAAAATCCTCGACGGCGACCATTTTGGGTTGGAAAAAGTGAAGGAGCGGATCATCGAATACCTGGCCGTTCTTAAGCTGAAAAACGACATGAAAGCCCCCATCCTGTGCCTCTACGGGCCTCCGGGCGTAGGGAAAACATCGCTGGGCCGGTCGGTTGCCAAGGCGTTGGGCCGCAAATATTCGCGCATGGCCCTCGGCGGGGTGCACGACGAAGCCGAAATACGGGGTCACCGCAAGACCTACATCGGCGCCATGCCGGGCAAGATCGTGCAGAACATTCGCAAGTGCGGGGCCTCGAACCCGGTCTTTATTCTCGACGAGATCGACAAAGTGAGCAGCGACTTCCGGGGCGACCCGTCGTCGGCACTGCTGGAGGTGCTTGACCCCGAGCAGAACTCGACGTTTGTCGACAACTACCTCGACGTTGAGTTCGACTTGTCGAAATGCCTGTTCATCGCCACGGCCAACTCGCTCGACACCATCCACCCCGCCCTGCGCGACCGGATGGAGATCATCGACATTACGGGCTACACGGTGGAAGAGAAAGTGCAGATCGCCAAGAAGTACCTGATTCCGAAACAACGCCGCGAACACGGTTTGAAAACCAAGGATTTGCAGTTCGATGATAAGGCAGTGCTACGGATCATCGAAGGTTACACAAGGGAGTCGGGGGTGCGGAGCCTCGAACAGAAAATTGGTTCGCTCGTCCGTAAAATTGCTAAGTCGATCGCCCTGGAAGAGCCTTATCAGCATCAGGTACGTCCCGCCGACGTGACCAAGCTGCTCGGCCCCGAAATTTTCGATAAAGACCTGTATTCCGACGACGACATCGCCGGGATCGTGACGGGCCTGGCCTGGACACAGGTTGGCGGCGAGATTTTGCTCATCGAAAGCAGCCTCAGCCGGGGCAAAGGCGTGCTGACCCTGTCAGGGCAACTGGGCGACGTGATGAAAGAGTCGGCGATCACGGCTCTCTCCTATCTGAAAGCCCACGCCGACGACTTGGGCATCGATTACCGCATTTTCAACAACTACGACCTGCACGTACACGTACCGGCGGGCGCCGTGCCCAAAGATGGCCCCTCGGCGGGGATCACGATGGTCACGTCGATGGCGTCGATTTACACGCAACGGAAGGTTCGTCCCTTTGTGGCGATGACCGGCGAGGTAACCCTGCGCGGCAAAGTACTGCCGGTGGGTGGTATCAAAGAGAAAATTCTGGCGGCCAATCGGGCGGGCGTTCGTGAGATTATCCTTTGCTCGAAGAACCGCAAAGACATCGAGGAGATCAACCCGGCGTACGTGAAAGACCTGACGTTCCACTACGCCGATACGGTCGATCAGGTGCTGGCGATTTCGCTGTTGCCTAATCAGGTGAGCCGACCGCTGAAGTTTATCCTGCCCGAGGAAAAACCGGAGCCGGCGATGAGTCAGTCATAA
- a CDS encoding M13 family metallopeptidase produces MNKLSLWLAATALATSPAMAVSPPVKPAPQKPGAPRDERKYIDPKNMDTNVRPGDDFYQYANGAWLKTNKIPASKTSWGSFNELREKSVEAMRSLLEEAARNPKKSRLQQMVGDFYASGMDSLTIEKRGWDPLKPDFARVDKLKNMTDVLNELAYQRKQSNGMLFSFFVGQDRKNVNKYLPQFGQGGTTLPDRDYYLKNDPRSTKIRDAYRDHLTKMLTLVGDPQPAQNADKVLQLETALAQAQMARVEMRDPYKTYNKLTVKDFDKITPHINWVDQMNRFGVKGQDTVLVANLRFYKTVDSLLVATPINDLKTYMRWNLLKGAAPYLSSPFVKQNFAFTRVLTGQKEQTPRWQRMSGLIDGTLGDLLGQLYVQQYFKPEAKQRMMVLVDNLEASFKEHINGLEWMSADTKKKALNKLVSFKRKIGYPDKWKNYDGVVVKRTDFFGNVEAAGQWSYNYMINRLGKPVDRTEWGMTPPTVNAYYSPVNNEIAFPAAILQFPFFDANADDAVNYGGIGAVIGHEMTHGFDDSGRQYDADGTLRDWWTAEDASKFKERAGKVEAQFFGYKVLDTLAVNGKLTLGENLADLGGLAIAYDAFKKTNQGKGNTAIDGFTPDQRFFLSWAQVWRINVLPEQQAQLILTDPHSPGQYRCNGPLSNIDAWYTAFNVKPGDKLYKKPDDRIRVW; encoded by the coding sequence ATGAATAAACTATCTCTCTGGTTAGCCGCCACAGCGCTGGCTACCAGCCCGGCAATGGCCGTGTCGCCCCCCGTTAAGCCCGCGCCCCAAAAGCCCGGTGCCCCCCGCGACGAACGGAAGTACATCGACCCGAAAAACATGGACACCAATGTGCGGCCGGGCGATGATTTCTACCAGTATGCCAACGGGGCCTGGTTGAAAACCAACAAAATTCCGGCGTCGAAAACGTCGTGGGGTAGCTTCAACGAGCTGCGTGAAAAGAGCGTCGAGGCCATGCGCAGCCTGCTGGAAGAAGCCGCCCGTAACCCAAAGAAAAGCCGTCTTCAGCAGATGGTGGGTGATTTCTACGCCAGCGGTATGGACAGCCTCACCATTGAAAAGCGGGGCTGGGACCCACTCAAGCCCGATTTTGCCCGGGTTGACAAGCTCAAAAATATGACCGACGTGCTCAACGAGCTGGCCTACCAACGGAAACAGAGCAACGGCATGCTGTTCAGCTTCTTCGTGGGACAGGACCGGAAGAACGTCAACAAATACCTGCCGCAATTTGGTCAGGGCGGCACGACCCTGCCCGACCGCGACTATTACCTGAAAAACGATCCACGCAGCACCAAAATCCGCGACGCTTACCGCGACCACCTCACTAAGATGCTGACGCTGGTGGGCGACCCGCAGCCCGCGCAGAACGCCGACAAGGTGCTGCAACTCGAAACGGCGCTGGCCCAGGCGCAGATGGCCCGCGTGGAGATGCGCGACCCGTACAAGACGTACAATAAACTGACCGTCAAAGACTTCGACAAGATCACGCCGCACATCAACTGGGTCGATCAGATGAACCGGTTTGGCGTGAAAGGGCAGGATACCGTGCTGGTGGCCAACCTCCGTTTCTACAAAACGGTGGATAGCCTGCTGGTCGCCACGCCGATCAACGACCTGAAAACGTACATGCGCTGGAATCTGCTGAAAGGCGCGGCGCCCTACCTGAGCTCGCCGTTCGTGAAGCAAAATTTTGCCTTTACCCGCGTGCTGACCGGCCAGAAAGAGCAAACACCCCGTTGGCAGCGGATGAGTGGGCTCATCGACGGTACACTGGGCGACCTGCTGGGTCAGCTGTACGTGCAGCAGTATTTCAAGCCCGAAGCCAAGCAGCGGATGATGGTGCTGGTCGATAACCTTGAAGCATCGTTCAAAGAGCACATCAACGGGCTGGAATGGATGAGTGCCGATACCAAAAAGAAAGCACTCAATAAACTGGTGTCGTTCAAGCGTAAGATCGGTTATCCCGACAAGTGGAAGAATTACGACGGTGTCGTGGTCAAGCGTACCGATTTCTTCGGGAACGTCGAAGCGGCCGGTCAGTGGAGCTACAACTACATGATCAACCGCCTCGGCAAACCCGTTGATCGCACCGAATGGGGCATGACACCGCCGACCGTGAATGCCTACTACAGCCCCGTCAACAACGAAATCGCGTTTCCGGCGGCCATTCTTCAGTTTCCGTTCTTCGACGCCAACGCCGATGATGCCGTCAACTACGGCGGTATCGGTGCCGTAATCGGCCACGAAATGACGCACGGCTTCGACGACTCGGGCCGACAGTATGATGCCGATGGTACCCTGCGGGACTGGTGGACGGCCGAAGACGCCAGCAAGTTTAAGGAGCGGGCGGGCAAAGTTGAAGCGCAGTTTTTTGGCTATAAAGTGCTCGACACACTAGCTGTAAACGGCAAGCTGACGCTGGGCGAAAACCTGGCGGACCTGGGCGGCCTGGCCATTGCGTACGATGCCTTCAAGAAAACAAATCAGGGGAAAGGCAACACCGCGATCGACGGCTTCACGCCCGATCAGCGCTTCTTCCTGTCGTGGGCGCAGGTGTGGCGCATCAATGTGCTGCCCGAACAGCAGGCGCAGCTGATCCTGACCGACCCGCACTCGCCCGGCCAATACCGCTGCAACGGACCATTGAGCAACATCGACGCCTGGTATACGGCCTTCAACGTGAAACCCGGCGATAAACTCTACAAGAAACCCGACGACCGGATCCGGGTTTGGTAA
- a CDS encoding UDP-N-acetylmuramoyl-L-alanyl-D-glutamate--2,6-diaminopimelate ligase, translating into MLLSDLVYKVSLLATAGPMSAEVTHLTMDSRRVGPGSLFIAVRGTVSDGHSFIPKAIEQGATAILCEELPAERPEALPESVTFVQVENAPRAMGFLAANFYGHPSKKIKLVGVTGTNGKTSVATLLFRLFRALGYRCGLLSTVQNQIDDEVIPTTHTTPDAITTNELLVNMIKHGCTHVFMEVSSHAVVQERIAGLHFVGGIFTNITHDHLDFHGTFDNYIKAKKGFFDQLPRSAFALTNADDKRGAVMLQNTLARKESYSLQSLGTFKGKVLADGLFGMEMLVDERQVWFKLIGRFNAYNLLAVYGAAVLLGEDEEAILTELSSLTPPPGRFEQVISPDKIVGIVDYAHTPDALQNVLETIDSLRQSNDSGVLPQVITVVGCGGNRDAAKRPIMAQIACKLSDRVILTSDNPRFEDPMAILEQMQAGIPAIDYKKTRTIEDRRAAIQAAVAMARPHDIILVAGKGHETYQDIQGVKYDFDDRLELRKAYQIR; encoded by the coding sequence ATGCTGTTATCCGATCTAGTCTATAAAGTCTCCCTGCTGGCTACGGCCGGCCCCATGAGCGCCGAGGTAACCCACCTGACGATGGATTCGAGGCGCGTTGGGCCGGGGAGCTTGTTCATTGCCGTGCGGGGTACCGTTTCCGATGGCCACAGTTTCATCCCCAAAGCGATTGAACAGGGGGCGACCGCCATTCTGTGCGAAGAACTGCCTGCCGAGCGGCCCGAGGCCCTGCCCGAGTCGGTCACGTTTGTGCAGGTCGAGAATGCCCCCCGGGCGATGGGCTTCCTGGCAGCCAATTTCTACGGGCACCCGTCGAAAAAGATCAAGCTGGTCGGCGTGACGGGCACCAACGGCAAAACCTCGGTGGCTACCCTGCTCTTCCGGCTGTTCCGGGCGCTGGGCTACCGCTGCGGCCTGCTCTCGACGGTGCAGAATCAAATCGACGACGAGGTGATTCCGACCACGCACACCACGCCCGATGCCATCACGACCAACGAACTGCTGGTGAACATGATCAAACACGGTTGTACGCACGTGTTCATGGAGGTCAGCTCCCACGCGGTGGTGCAGGAGCGCATTGCCGGGCTGCATTTCGTGGGGGGCATTTTCACCAACATCACCCACGACCACCTCGATTTTCACGGCACGTTCGATAACTACATCAAAGCCAAAAAAGGCTTTTTCGATCAGTTGCCGCGCTCGGCCTTTGCCCTGACCAACGCCGACGACAAACGTGGGGCGGTGATGTTGCAAAACACGCTGGCTCGCAAAGAGAGCTACTCGCTCCAGTCGCTGGGAACGTTCAAAGGCAAGGTGCTGGCCGACGGCCTGTTTGGCATGGAAATGCTTGTCGATGAGCGACAGGTTTGGTTCAAACTCATCGGTCGGTTCAACGCCTACAACCTGCTGGCGGTGTATGGCGCGGCGGTGTTGCTGGGCGAAGACGAAGAGGCGATCCTGACCGAGCTATCGAGCCTGACGCCCCCGCCTGGCCGGTTCGAACAGGTGATTTCGCCGGATAAAATCGTCGGGATTGTCGATTACGCCCACACGCCCGACGCCCTGCAAAATGTGCTGGAAACCATCGACAGCCTTCGGCAAAGCAACGACTCGGGTGTACTGCCCCAGGTGATTACGGTGGTGGGTTGCGGCGGCAATCGCGATGCAGCCAAACGGCCCATCATGGCGCAGATTGCCTGCAAGCTCAGCGATCGGGTGATTCTGACCTCCGACAACCCGCGCTTTGAAGACCCTATGGCGATTTTGGAGCAGATGCAGGCGGGCATACCAGCGATCGATTACAAAAAGACGCGCACAATCGAAGACCGCCGCGCGGCAATTCAGGCAGCAGTAGCCATGGCGCGCCCCCACGACATTATCTTGGTAGCGGGTAAAGGCCACGAAACCTACCAGGATATTCAGGGCGTGAAATACGATTTCGACGACCGGCTTGAACTACGTAAAGCCTACCAAATCCGCTAA